In candidate division WOR-3 bacterium, the sequence GGATTGGGAAGACAAATTTGTTGCCAATTAAAAAAATTGTAAGTCGTTTCATTCCCGCAAGTTGTTTTGCCAATAATGGCCTCGCCGCATGCTGCCCACCCCAAAGTTTCATTTATAAAAAATATTCGCGCGGTCCACTTAGACAAACCTGCTGCTTGGCGATACCACCGTTCACCGCCATTATTGGAATAAAAGATTGTCGCTTCATAGGAACCAATCCAAAGTCGATGTTCATTGAGGGCAAAAATATCTAAGAAAAACCTTGGCGCTAAAAAACTTTGATCATACCAACTTAGACCACAATCTGGAGTATAGAAAACATGGCAAGTGTCACTAGTTACAACCCAACCTTTTAATGTACCGCGGGCCATGGCTGATCCATGATAGATATAGCCCGAAGCATTAGTTAAAACAGATGTTATAACTATCAAACTAATCAGAAGTGTTTTTTGATTACGCATGTTCTTTGCTTCCTTTCTATTTACTAAGAATCAGTTTTTTCTTAAAAATATTTACTTTAGTTTGAGTGTCAATAGTTAAAACTGCAAAGTAAATACCCGATGAAATTTTGGGATTTACGTGCCAGACTGTTTTATAAACACCAGCATTTTGTTGAACGTGATTTATAATCGGAGCTATTAAATTGCCTTGTATATCATAAATTCGTAGCGAGACCTTACTATGTTTTTCTAATGAATAAGTAAATTCTACGTCTCTTAACAAAGTCATAGAGCGAGCCTGGAAAGTGTTTGAATGAACAGTTACCCGCGATTCTAGTTCCTTAATACTAGTAAAAGTATCAGGAGGATTTGTTGTAAACTTTATAGCTCGTCCGGCTTCAATGACCGCAGCTGACTGAGGATACCGGTTGGCAAAAGTATATTCAATCCCTGTGGAATGGTCGGGACTTTCAATGCCGACCGTGGCATAATTGTGACAATCAACTGATGCTGAATCATCATTAAATACGGTATGATATTGGAAAATTATCGGACCATCGCCGGTAACAGTTTGATAATATTGAGGATTACAAAGGATTACTTGAAATGTCTGTTGTTCAGCCGGATATGGATTTCTAAATCCATGGATGTGGTGGATTCTTGACCACTGGACAATAAACCGATGGTTCATTTGATCGTGGTAATAATATATTCCTGACGAATTAAGAGTTTCTGGATGAAAATCATCCCAAAATGTTGCAACAATTGCCGGCGGTCCTAATGGTGCTGGAATATGCCAGTTGTAGGGTTCTACAATCGCGGTTGAATCCATGGTGATATAACCCATGCTTGTAACACTGAGTCTATTGTAGTTTCTTCCGTAATATCTAAACGTGAAAGGTAAATTGAGTGTTCTAATTCCGTAATGGGAGATATTTAACCGTGTTCCAGGGCCTCCGTAGTTAGGATCAATTTCAATCCAGTTATAAATCGGTGCCTCAGGATATTGAGTGTCGGTATTGTCATATGCCCAATAACCATATCGATCCGGACCGGTTGGGGCCGTATTGGAAACTAGCCCAATGACAACTGGAAATTCAATGGTTTGTTGAAATCCAGAGCCGACAAGTGTAAGTGAAAGATAGAATTGGTGCCCGATGGCAATGTTGGGAGCAGCAAAAACAGTAAATGTTTCTTGAGAATTCTCCACGGTATCTCCAACGTTAATTGTGCCATAGTAACCAATAGAGTCGGAAATGATGATTGCGTAGGGATTTGCGCTCCGCAGATACCCTATTATGTTATTCAGATTTTTTCTGCCCCGGTTATAAATTTTTACTATAAGTTGGGCAGATTCATTTGGCTCTAAAATGTTATTGCCATTATCATTTACCAAATGACTATGATAAACTAGTTCTCCTGAAGAAATCAGTTCACTAAAACCGGCAGTACCTTGGTACTGATCAGAAGAAATAGCAAGTTCAAAATTAACACGATAATTGTTGGGTGCGTTCGGGCTTACATAAACTTGAAAGGGCGTAGAATTTGCTTGTTGACCTGGAGCTATGGAGCCATATGATCTAACTGAATCGGTGATTGTGACATAATTACAGTTACACCGGAGCACAGCATAGGTGTTCGTCGCAGTTATTGTTGCGCCGTAATTCTTAAGCGTTATGGAAAGGTTATTATTTTCTCCGGTATTCATAGTCCCGCTATGACCATAGTAGTCGATATTCACTGTAGGATTTATAATTAAAATATAACCCTGATGAGGGATAAAATTATGCTTTGTAACTGTGACAAACAATGTATCTTGAGTTTGAGCCGAGAAATTTAGTGTTACTACCCCATTTTCGTTAGTATATCCTGATACTTGCACTTCGCTTTCCTTGTATAACGAGACTAATGCGCCACTTACTGGGGCTGATAAATTATCATATACCGTAATTGTTAGTTGCGAACTTCCGGTTGGGAGTTGGTTGGGATAATTTACTATAAGCGGTTTGGGAACCTCGCCGGTATACATTTCGAGGGATGGATCACCTAGTAAGTTATAAGTAATTACATGAGTGACAAGCATCAATGAATCACAGGGCAATGGAAAATTCTGAAGTAAAGCTACTTTACCCAAAAACATCGCTGGGCCACAACGGTATACTCCCTGTCTAAATATACCCCAATATATAGAAAAATCCTGACAATTATTAAATCGAGTTGAAGTGGTGGCATAAACTGGTCCATAAAATGCTACAGCGCCCTTGGGATTTACCGGCGTACCTGCCGAAAGCCAGGCGGTTCCAAAATTTGTGCTCGCTGTATAGTTTCCAGTAGCACAGTAAAAACTTGTAACAATTGGTAGTTTCCAGCCATTATTAAGGTTATATACTTCATTGATTTTAAAATAAGGATATGTCCAACCTTCCCGATTACCCCATCCTCGACCATTAACGAACGCAACGCCGCGATTAATAATTGTATCAATTATTCCAACCCCACTGGTGGTTGGTGGGTAAAAACAGGTATCGACTCGAATGAAACCAGAACCCTGGAGTATTTCTCTAATATAGCGCTTAATCGCCAATGCCGTCCATACTGGAACACCAGATTGTTGATAACTGGTTGCAACCATTAGCGCCTGTCGGTACCATAAAGTATCGGTAATAATTGGATTTCTTTCATACCCAATTGTTTTATTTACCATGATCGAAAGCGTAGTTGCATCTGAAGCTGGCAATCGTCCAAGAAATACCTCAGGATATAGGTCATCGCCATCTAAACACGCATACAAATGATCGCCAACACTTTGTCCGGCCGGAATTGCCGGAATTGCGTTGGAATTTCCCACAAGCAAAACATATTCTGGTTTAGGATTTTGGGTGTTATAAGTTTGAATTAAATAGTTTTTTATTGCCGTAGCCCCTGAGCCAATTTCAGATATTCGTTTAATTGTTACTTTAAACCCTTTTTGGGCTTTCCAACGAGCTAGTGGCAGAATTGTGTTATAAAGGTCATCAGCGACAATAATAATATATCCCGAAGAGGAAATAAAGTTAGGGGGGTCTTCATAATTTATGATTAAATTTTTATAGAAAGTTGCCCAGGTTTTAGATATTGCGTTTGTGGAAAATAAATTGTCAAAAGATCTGTTAGTAGTAATTTCAAATTCAATATTTCGATAACACACAAGAATATTTTCTTCAGGGGTATAGCGATATTGTCTTATATGTACCGGGATAACTTTTAGATCGCGAAAGATCCCAGTTTTGCCTAAAAAAACAAGGGGTAGCTGTTTTTGAGGATTAGAAATATTTTGAGATAGAATACTTGCGTGTTTTAAATCAATAACGGTTGAGTCAACATTTAATATCTTTACCTGTAGTTGTGCATTGTCAGCGACGGCAAGTAATTTCGAATAATATATCATATTACCCTGGGATTCATTAATCTCAGAGATAATTCGCGATAGAAATTCTTCATTACACGAATATTCTTCAGGTAAATATACTGTAATTTTCAAATTATCTCCAGCTTTCTTTTCGCAATGCGTTTCGATAAAATAACCAAGAGGAATATTGGCTAGTGTATAAGGCAAGGCACCTAATTTAATTATAGTTACAAAGATAACAAGCAAAAGTTTTTTCATGAATTTCACTAGCGTTGATTAGATTTAATAATTACTAAACCTAAATCGCGGTCGGCGACATAAATATTATCTTGTTGATCAACCCATACGCCTTTAGCGTATGATGTTGGGACGAATTCTACCAACTGTGGCGCCATGGGGATTTTTACGTTAACAATTGCTAGCCCAGCATCACCACATGCCAAGTAAGCCAAGGTATCTTTAACAAATACTTTTTGAGCATACCCGGATAATTTAAGAGTTGCAACCGGCAATATATTTCGTGGGTTTTTAATGTTTATAATTATCAGGCCACCCCGCCCATCGGCAACATAACATAAAGTGTCTAAGACAAATAAATGGCGGGCATTCGATGGAGTATCACATCCCCCAACCACGACACGCGGGTTTGTTTTAACGTTCATTACATACACACCTAATTGTTCTAAAGCCAGATAGGCAAATGAGTCCTTGACAACTACACTACGAACATTTGATGGGAAAAGGGCATGGGGGGAAAGGACTTCAGGATAAACAGGATTTGAGACATCAGCAATGAGGAATTTTTCGCGTGCTGCAATATACAGATAATTGGTATCAGTCGTAAAGACATCATAGCCGTAAGCCGCAATCCAAGCAAAATTTATTTCGTTTACCAATTTAATGCTATCAAGATTACTGATATTAAGAATATTAAAAATCGTTTTACCGGATGCTAAATAAGCATAATTGTTTCGAATTGTCACACCAAAAACCGGATAAAGCGTATCTAGCCACTGAGCCCTAAAAACTGGTACTGAGCAGTTGCTTACATCATAAACTACTAGTCCAGCTTGCCCGGAAGCCACATATGCATAGTTAGCATTAATGGTTAAGGATTGCGGATAACCGGGATTGGAGACTTGCGCAATAATTTTGTATAAAGGCTCTGTCTCCCGGGGTTGTCCACAAGTAATAATTAATGTTATTAGTGTTAAAATCCAATAGATTCTCGTGTATTTATTACTCTTCATTTTATTCCTCATCTGCTTTACGAGTTTGTACAGATACATTAAAATTAACGCCTAACGTTATCTTGTAATTATTATAATTCTTAATTTCGGTAATGTCAATTAAACTCGGCGCGGTAACGCGACGAAACGTATAAAGATAATCCCCAACTAGTCGCCAGTTGTGTTTAAATTGGTATGAGCAATTAAAGTTTATGGAATAAGTGCGATCTTTTCGTTGATAATGATAAGGATCTATTGTGATTGGATTAGTAGTGGTATATTGCCGATAAGCATATTCCAAGCCCGTGCTCATAAAAACTTTTTTTGAAATTGTTATTTGCCACTCACAAGCAATTTTGTCTTCCAGATAAGAAATATCGGGTACCGGTCCCACGGCATTATTATGCTTACGTTCCCAATTAGTTTGGAGTGTAGTATTTTTAGTAATGGGAAAAGCCATTTGCATTCCGTAACGCCAGGCAGTTCCGTCATAAAAATTAAAATTTTTAATATAATCGTCAAGTTGGTAACGAATAAAAGAATTTATCCAAAACGAAGAAAATTTATAGCGGAAGCTTAGAGTAAATAGCTGTTCAGTAAATTGACAAGGTATATACTGAGTACGACTACTTAGGGGGTCTTTGTAATACCGGATAAGATAATTAGGGATTAAGAGGTAAGAAAACCTGAATACCAAGTCAGGAAGCATTTGAACTTGTAGGTAGGGATTAATTATTTGGTAGCTCTTAATAGTATTCACAGTATAAGTTTTAGCCGTATAATTTACCGTAAAATCTGTTCGTTTAACTAAAATTCGTAGAGGAAAATTAAAGCTAATTTTATAATTAGCGATTAGATCATCGTGGGTTCTAAAGGGAAAACGATAGGCACGGATTTGATTTCTGAATTCTTCTAGGGCCTCAGGCGAATATAAAAAAATATTATTGTCATATTCAAGATGGTATTCGAAGGCAAGCTGGGGAGTGCGGCGTAACTTTATAATTTGGTTGGCCAAAAGGACGCCAGGTATAATAAAACCCAAAATGGTAATGATTGGAATTTGTTTTGACCGGAGATTATTCATATTGTTCTTTAGGTTTGTAGTGAAAATTTAGTGCACCGGATTTAGCTAAAGTGGCTTTTAAGACAAACTCAATAATGTAAGTCCCTGGCGGAATGTGTAAGTACATATTTGATGGTAAAGACGGTACAAGCTCTGGGGCATTTTTATAAAGGCCCGTCTCAGATTTTGTGGTTCGGAAAGTTTTCGCCTGCCATTCCTTACCACCAACATTGGCCGAGATCGAATAACTTTGTTTTCCTTCCATCGTATAATCGTAATTAAGTCGGCAAGTAACCCTAAGGATTGCCGGACCATCGACCTTAACTCTTACTGGATTTTTACCGGATACCTCATAATAATTAGTAACGCGTTCTCGTTCCACAAATTGTAACTCTCGATAGGGTTTTTCGGGAATAATTTTTCGGTACTCTGTAGGCCGTTCCGAACTAATTCGCACCGCAACCGTTTCGGATTTAGCTTCTAACAAAGTCAGCTTGTAGTTGTGTTTTCCTTTGGGCACTTCTAAATAGAAAGAACGCCATTTAGCATACTGGGTTTTATTAGCACCACGGGCGGTGTTTGAAAGTTCGCTGGTAAACGATAAAATTTTTTCAGATTCCTGCTCTTCACTGACTATGATTTTGTAGTTCTCTTGTTTCGCCATTGTTGGTTGCCAGAGCAGCCGGCTATAGATTCTTAAGTAAGTTGGACCCTCAACGCTAAATTCAAGCGGTTTATCTTTAGTTAGTAAATAATATTCTTGTTCAACGCGTTTAATAACACTAATTGTTGTTCGTGGGGAGTGTTTTTTAATTTCGATGTTTGGCTCTTGAGCCGCTACGGGTAGAATGCTTAAGAGTATTACCAGGAAAATAATTCTTAAAATTTTCCTCATACTTTGACTCCTTTATGAGTTTATCTTTTTCTTAAAGAGATAAAATTCTAAGTCATACTTGATGACTAAGAATAAAATTATTATGATCACAATTGTAAACACCGTAGCCAAAGTTACGGAAAATCTCTTTTCGATAAAAAGCTTGCCTTTGCCAATTGGTGGCAAAGGAACTGGTGCGTGGGGCAAGTCATATTTTGCCGCCAGGCGGTTGATATCTAACACATTAATTACTGGGATTTTTCGATCCAGCATGCGGGTGATTAACACGTCATCAGTAAACTTACTCGGCTTACGCCGGATAATTCCAGTAGGTAAATAATGGTAAGATGGACCGATACTGCTAACCGACTTACCAATATTTATAAAATATTTAATTGACCGAGCCTGTTGATAAATTTTTAGGCGTTCATCTAGGTTAGTAATAAAATTATCGGTGTGTAAGAAGCTAACATTATTCCGCTGGATCGCTTTTTCGAGGAGCACTCGGGCTTCAGGACTAAATCCTCGGCCGTTATCATCTTCACCGCCTAAGGTTGCAGCTAGGGATTTAAAGGGGAAAATATTATTTTCATATAATATCCGCTCCATGTCTAACCAAGTAAACTCGGCTAAATTGGCTCCCCACATTGCAGAACTTACACTGGTAATAATTATTGGTTTAATCCCCAGGACCCGACATGCCGAATAAAAAGCAATGTTTAATGCTGGATAGGAACCATCTAATGCAACGGCCACGGTATCATTAAGCTTGAGTGAGCTTAAAAGTTCCACAAATACCGCAGCAAAATTAGGATTAGTGCTGGTCAGAATCGATGACAGATCACTGCGCTCCTGGGTAATCAGCGAATACTGCACACCAACTAAGCCGGTTTCGTTGGGGTCGTTGATAATGTCGATTACTAGACCCCGTTTTAGGCGTTCGGCTTTAATAACTTTAAAGGCTTCAGCGCAGATTTGGGATGCTTTAAGTTTGTTTTCGTAATTGCGGGTTTTAACATTATGAATACTTTTAACCTCTAAGATAAAGAAGATTATGCTAAGAAAGGCGAAAACAATTAGAATTCGATTGTCAACCTTACCAATCCGTTTTTGCATCCTTTACTCCTTTTAGATAATGGCTATCGAGCCATTAGAGATTATAATAATTAAAAGTCGGGTCAAAATTGCAGCCACGGTCATGGTAGTTAGGGTTTCAATAATTCCTTGTCGGAACATCCAATAAGCAATAAGCCCGGGTATTACATAACCAATGGTTGTAAGATCGAGTTTTAACTCGTGAAAATAAATCGGCGGAAAGACCCGAAACAGAAATCCGATTAGATATCCTAAAAGAATCGTAATCACTAAAAGCCGTCGGCCAAAAAGCAGCATGAAATTACTCAAGAGTTTACTGAGTAAAAAGGTGACTAAAGCAATAGCTACCGTGGCGAAGATTCTTACCGGCTCTAAAAGAAACAAGGCGATATAGCCAGGCACCACAATGCCGCCGGCAGCCAGGCCGATTGTTTCGGTCAAAAATAGACTCATTAACATTCCCAAGCCAATTGTTTCGATGATCATGTGTTACCCCTTTTGATACTCAATTTCGCCGCCTTTACGGGCAAAATACTGAATTAAGGTCTCGCCAAATCCTACGGTATTACCCGTAGCAAAAACTAAAGCTTCTTCTTTTATTAATGATAGAACTTTATCATAAATTTCGGCTGGGCTCTTATTACCCATATCAACTAATTTTTCTTTGGCTAATCCCAGACTAATAGCTTTCTTAATATAAGCGAGGGTAAATGAGCCAGTGGCCACAAACCAATTGGCATCGAACTTTTGCGCTGTGAGTTCCGCTAATTGTAATGAGCGGTCGACGCGGTCATCGCGGCAGTTCACTAGGACAATTCGTTCCTCGGAGAAATTTTTAACCTTTTCCCAAAGCAGACAGATTGAGTCCGGGTCATTGGCGGCTAAGGTATTTACCACCTTAAATGTTTTCCCTTGGTCAGTTATTGTATAAATCCGCATGACCCCCGGATCCGGAGTTTGACGATACATCCCCGAAAGTGCCGTCTGTTTATCAATGCCTAAACTTTGACATACCGCCAAGGCCAAGGCCACATTTTCTTTATGTTCCACATAACTAAAACCTTTCATATCCTCATCGGTGACAATCGAGGGGTCGGCCACGATAACCTCAGTGCCTAAGGCTAAGGCGCGTTCCTTAAAAATATCTAAATGAACCTGCTCGGCGGTAAAAAATTTTGCCTTCCGGGCAATAGTATTGGAAAGGGCGCGAGCCACATCCCGCACCGTTGGTCCCATAACATCCAGATGGTCAGCCCGGGCATTGGTAATTACACTATGGGTTGGTTTTAAGAGTCGGTGGGTGTGAAGCCATTGATAATAGGGGACAAGGGCCATACATTCAATGACAATCACATCTGGTTGGTATTTTACGGCCTCGCGAAAAATTTTTTGTTCTTCAGCAATATTTGGTTTGCCCAATCTTTTAATCGGTACCTCTTCTGTATCCGAGATAATAAACCGGGGTTTGGTGCCTGTAGTTTTGGCAATGACCCTTCGGCCACTGGCCCGAATTCCTCCGGCAATCAACCGGGTGACCGACGATTTGCCGCGGGTGCCGTTGACTTCAATTCGGATGGGAATTTTTTTGACATTTTGGAGATGTCTTTGGTAGGAGTAGATACCCCAGGCGATAAAGATAGCCGTGATTAAAAACAAAAAAATCATTATCTTAAGATTATATTTTATCTGTGGTAAATGTCAAGAAAATTTTCAATCACCTAGGAACAGCAATTTGACGAGCATGGGAGTTAGCATTTGAGTACTTTGTTGACCTAGCACAAAGCTATTAGCAAGTTTTTAAGTTGATTAGAGATCCCAGCTCATAAACCAGCTAATAACGCCCACAATACCGTGCTTGGTAATTACCAGTCGATTTTGCCGGATATCCCCTGGACCGTGGGGGGACCGTACCCCTTACTATAGGTGTCAGCTAACTGCCAGCTTAGTAAACTTTATATTAGTTCGTGATTATGAGTTTTTTAGTTTCACGGTAATTTTCAGTCCTTAAGGTATAAAAATAGAGACCTGAGCTGAGCTTCTGACGCTGACTTGTGGTTTTATGCCAATTGATTGTATAAATACCCTGAGCTTGATAGGCATTAACCAGCGTAGAGATTAATCGGCCCGAGACATCATAAATTTCTAAAGTTACTTGTTGAGGAAAGGCGAGTGAATACTTAATTGTAGTCTGGTTAGTCATCGGATTAGGATAGGCAGGGTATAGCTTGGTCGGAAGCAGTTGAGTTGTTGAATTATTTTGGTGCTTATCGTCGGTAAGGGCTGAGATTAGAGAAGGATACCAGAATCCAATAGAACTTAGATATGATTGCGAGGTTAATTTACCAATGGCACTTTGCGCCACAGTTCCTTGAGCGCGAAAATTATTTGTTTCGAGATTATTACTACCGGCATTAAAGCTATACCAGGGGCATTGGAACTGAGCTAGACTGAGCTTTATTGCGATTAATAATAATGTAGCAATTTTTAGAGCTTTCATGGCGCTTATCTTCCGGCTCGGATTTTCTTTTTGACTTCCCGATCTTTGATCAGCTTTTGCCATTTTACAGCGTAATCGGCTTTTGGAGCTTTTAGATATCCCAAGGCTATCCAGTCAAACCGAACTGGTTCGGTGCTTCGGTTAAGCCCTGGGATTTCTTCTACGGCTACCTTAAAACTAGCCTTTTTGACTTCGGCGATATATAAAAAAGCACCAACTCGGCCGTGGGGCGTGAGCACTATCCGGATAGGTATATCCTCTCGGATATTCTCAACAAAGTCTATTGGCAAGGTGATTTCCGCTTCGTTGCCACTGAGCATACCAGTGCCGCTGGTGATGATACTTAATTCCGGACTGATGACACATGGGGCTGATTTCTTATTAGCTAAACCACTTGTATACCAACCCCCAGTAGCATAGCCCTGACCATAAACCACCAGCGCGGTATCAGTTGGATTGGCCTCATACGAATAAACCTCTAACCCATAGGCACTGGGACCAGCCGCGACAAAATTACCGCCGGCCATATTACCATGAGCATAAACTCCATAACCTTCAGCCGAGTCAATTTGGACACCATTATCACCGATATGCATTGCATAAAGACCAGCAAAGCCGGCATCATCAATTCCAATACCATCAAAAGTCGGGCTGATAATTCGAATCGCACTACCGCCCACGGTGTCAATTGCTAAGCCGGTTTGTGCGGCATAACCGATATTAATACCATCGCCAAAAGTATAATTGATTCTCACCCCACCAAAACCAGCGGAATCAATTGTTAGTCCGCTACCGACCCCAGAGTTTTTAATCTGCAAAACGCCGTTAGGCCAATTGACAGTGCCAGTAAGATTAAGCGGGACACTGATGTCTTGGCCCAAAATCGTATGATCCTGAATCTTATTTGAAGTTATGGCATTAT encodes:
- the pgsB gene encoding poly-gamma-glutamate synthase PgsB; translated protein: MIFLFLITAIFIAWGIYSYQRHLQNVKKIPIRIEVNGTRGKSSVTRLIAGGIRASGRRVIAKTTGTKPRFIISDTEEVPIKRLGKPNIAEEQKIFREAVKYQPDVIVIECMALVPYYQWLHTHRLLKPTHSVITNARADHLDVMGPTVRDVARALSNTIARKAKFFTAEQVHLDIFKERALALGTEVIVADPSIVTDEDMKGFSYVEHKENVALALAVCQSLGIDKQTALSGMYRQTPDPGVMRIYTITDQGKTFKVVNTLAANDPDSICLLWEKVKNFSEERIVLVNCRDDRVDRSLQLAELTAQKFDANWFVATGSFTLAYIKKAISLGLAKEKLVDMGNKSPAEIYDKVLSLIKEEALVFATGNTVGFGETLIQYFARKGGEIEYQKG
- the pgsC gene encoding poly-gamma-glutamate biosynthesis protein PgsC gives rise to the protein MIIETIGLGMLMSLFLTETIGLAAGGIVVPGYIALFLLEPVRIFATVAIALVTFLLSKLLSNFMLLFGRRLLVITILLGYLIGFLFRVFPPIYFHELKLDLTTIGYVIPGLIAYWMFRQGIIETLTTMTVAAILTRLLIIIISNGSIAII
- a CDS encoding C25 family cysteine peptidase, coding for MKKLLLVIFVTIIKLGALPYTLANIPLGYFIETHCEKKAGDNLKITVYLPEEYSCNEEFLSRIISEINESQGNMIYYSKLLAVADNAQLQVKILNVDSTVIDLKHASILSQNISNPQKQLPLVFLGKTGIFRDLKVIPVHIRQYRYTPEENILVCYRNIEFEITTNRSFDNLFSTNAISKTWATFYKNLIINYEDPPNFISSSGYIIIVADDLYNTILPLARWKAQKGFKVTIKRISEIGSGATAIKNYLIQTYNTQNPKPEYVLLVGNSNAIPAIPAGQSVGDHLYACLDGDDLYPEVFLGRLPASDATTLSIMVNKTIGYERNPIITDTLWYRQALMVATSYQQSGVPVWTALAIKRYIREILQGSGFIRVDTCFYPPTTSGVGIIDTIINRGVAFVNGRGWGNREGWTYPYFKINEVYNLNNGWKLPIVTSFYCATGNYTASTNFGTAWLSAGTPVNPKGAVAFYGPVYATTSTRFNNCQDFSIYWGIFRQGVYRCGPAMFLGKVALLQNFPLPCDSLMLVTHVITYNLLGDPSLEMYTGEVPKPLIVNYPNQLPTGSSQLTITVYDNLSAPVSGALVSLYKESEVQVSGYTNENGVVTLNFSAQTQDTLFVTVTKHNFIPHQGYILIINPTVNIDYYGHSGTMNTGENNNLSITLKNYGATITATNTYAVLRCNCNYVTITDSVRSYGSIAPGQQANSTPFQVYVSPNAPNNYRVNFELAISSDQYQGTAGFSELISSGELVYHSHLVNDNGNNILEPNESAQLIVKIYNRGRKNLNNIIGYLRSANPYAIIISDSIGYYGTINVGDTVENSQETFTVFAAPNIAIGHQFYLSLTLVGSGFQQTIEFPVVIGLVSNTAPTGPDRYGYWAYDNTDTQYPEAPIYNWIEIDPNYGGPGTRLNISHYGIRTLNLPFTFRYYGRNYNRLSVTSMGYITMDSTAIVEPYNWHIPAPLGPPAIVATFWDDFHPETLNSSGIYYYHDQMNHRFIVQWSRIHHIHGFRNPYPAEQQTFQVILCNPQYYQTVTGDGPIIFQYHTVFNDDSASVDCHNYATVGIESPDHSTGIEYTFANRYPQSAAVIEAGRAIKFTTNPPDTFTSIKELESRVTVHSNTFQARSMTLLRDVEFTYSLEKHSKVSLRIYDIQGNLIAPIINHVQQNAGVYKTVWHVNPKISSGIYFAVLTIDTQTKVNIFKKKLILSK
- the pgsW gene encoding poly-gamma-glutamate system protein — encoded protein: MQKRIGKVDNRILIVFAFLSIIFFILEVKSIHNVKTRNYENKLKASQICAEAFKVIKAERLKRGLVIDIINDPNETGLVGVQYSLITQERSDLSSILTSTNPNFAAVFVELLSSLKLNDTVAVALDGSYPALNIAFYSACRVLGIKPIIITSVSSAMWGANLAEFTWLDMERILYENNIFPFKSLAATLGGEDDNGRGFSPEARVLLEKAIQRNNVSFLHTDNFITNLDERLKIYQQARSIKYFINIGKSVSSIGPSYHYLPTGIIRRKPSKFTDDVLITRMLDRKIPVINVLDINRLAAKYDLPHAPVPLPPIGKGKLFIEKRFSVTLATVFTIVIIIILFLVIKYDLEFYLFKKKINS
- a CDS encoding T9SS type A sorting domain-containing protein; its protein translation is MKALKIATLLLIAIKLSLAQFQCPWYSFNAGSNNLETNNFRAQGTVAQSAIGKLTSQSYLSSIGFWYPSLISALTDDKHQNNSTTQLLPTKLYPAYPNPMTNQTTIKYSLAFPQQVTLEIYDVSGRLISTLVNAYQAQGIYTINWHKTTSQRQKLSSGLYFYTLRTENYRETKKLIITN